Sequence from the Methanosarcina siciliae T4/M genome:
TGCAAAATACGGATGCTGTACCAGCGAGTATTATGAAGCAATAGATAAGGTCCTTGATATAGAACCTGATATCACAATAGACGATGGGGCAGACCTTATATTCAAACTTCATAAGGAAAGAACAGAGCTGCTCCCTAAGATCCTCGGAGGCTGCGAGGAAACAACCACAGGAGTCCACAGGCTTCATGCCATGGAAAAGGACGGTGCCCTCAAGATGCCGGTAATTGCGGTAAACGATGCCATGACCAAATACCTCTTTGACAACCGCTACGGGACCGGGCAGTCAGCCTGGGACGGGATTAACCGGACCACAAATCTCCTTGTGGCAGGCAAAAACGTTGTTGTTGGAGGCTACGGCTGGTGCGGGCGAGGGGTTGCGATGCGGGCTGCGGGCCTGGGCGCAAATGTGATCGTCACCGAAGTAGACCCGATAAGAGCCCTTGAAGCCAGGATGGACGGGTACAGGGTAATGAGAATGGCAGATGCTGCAAAGCTGGGAGAGATCTTTGTAACGACCACCGGAAATCGTGATATTCTCACTGCCGAACACTTCAAGGTCATGCCGGACGGGGCAGTCCTTGCAAACTCAGGCCATTTCAATGTGGAAATCGATATGGAAGCCCTTGCGTCCCTTGCAAAATCCGCCCGGACTGTCAGGCACAATATCAAAGAGTATGATATAGGCGACAGGCGCATTAATGTTATAGCCGAAGGCAGGCTCGTAAACCTGGCTGCAGGCGACGGGCACCCTGCCGAAGTCATGGACATGAGTTTTGCAAACCAGGCACTTTGCGTGCGCTACATTGCCGAAAATACGCTTCTGAACGGAGTACACGGGGTCCCCAGAGGAATTGATACCTACGTGGCAAAACTGAAGCTTGAATCTATGGGCATAAGCATTGACGAACTTACTTCCAAGCAGGAATGTTATATGACCGGCTGGGAGTGCGGGACATAATTTGAAAATAAGCCGCAGAAGATCCTTATTTTATCAACTTTTAATTATTGACTTACTGGGCAATGGATGTAAATGCTTCTCGATCTTTATAAATGCGGCATATCCATTGCACTTGAATTTACTAATTTTAAAATAAAAATTAATGAGATTTTTCGCTTTTTTTTTGAGTAAGTCCGATTATAGTCCCATCTAACTTTTTAGTGTCTGAAAAAATCAATTATTAATAAGAGCCCATATTACCTAAGTATAAAGCTCAAGGATTTAAAGAGCCTGAAACTATATGCAATTTCTGTAAAATATTTTTTTGATTTGGTTGAAAGTATCTGCAAACCGGAAAGTCTGGTAGAAAATCAGACAAAAACCAAGTTTGAAGTCCCGGTAGAAAGGGATATGGGATGGATAAAAATCCAAGAATATCTGGCTTAAGGGTTATCGAGGATATAGCCTGGGGTACACATTTCTGCCAGTTTTACCAGACGCAGGAAGAGTTAATGGATATACTTTGTCCTTACTTGAAAGCCGGGCTGGAAAATAACGAACTTTGCATATGGGCTTTACCACAGGTTTTTGAAACAAAAAAAGAAGCAGCAGAACTTCTTAAAAAAACTTTTCCTGAACTTGATATTTATCTAAAAAAAGGACAACTAGAACTAATTTCTTACAAATACAGGTCTGCAGAAGAAGACAGGTCTAACCCAAAAAAAGCCGTAAGAAGCTGGATTGAAAAAAGTGATCGGGCTT
This genomic interval carries:
- a CDS encoding adenosylhomocysteinase, whose translation is MTEQELIESGNMKMEWARNHMPVLAIIREKFEKEKPLKGLKVGMALHVEAKTAVLVETLAAGGAQVAISGCNPLSTQDDVARALDTRNNINCFAKYGCCTSEYYEAIDKVLDIEPDITIDDGADLIFKLHKERTELLPKILGGCEETTTGVHRLHAMEKDGALKMPVIAVNDAMTKYLFDNRYGTGQSAWDGINRTTNLLVAGKNVVVGGYGWCGRGVAMRAAGLGANVIVTEVDPIRALEARMDGYRVMRMADAAKLGEIFVTTTGNRDILTAEHFKVMPDGAVLANSGHFNVEIDMEALASLAKSARTVRHNIKEYDIGDRRINVIAEGRLVNLAAGDGHPAEVMDMSFANQALCVRYIAENTLLNGVHGVPRGIDTYVAKLKLESMGISIDELTSKQECYMTGWECGT